A window from Bubalus kerabau isolate K-KA32 ecotype Philippines breed swamp buffalo chromosome 5, PCC_UOA_SB_1v2, whole genome shotgun sequence encodes these proteins:
- the LOC129653986 gene encoding amphoterin-induced protein 2-like translates to MSLRVHALPTLPGVVRPGCKQLLCLLVITMTVSRGASGVCPTACICATDIVSCTNKNLSRVPGNLFRLIKRLDLSYNRIGLLDSEWIPVSLVKLNTLIIRHNNITSISTDSFSTTPNLKCLDLSSNKLKTVKSAVFQELKVLEVLLLYNNHISYLDPSAFGGLSQLQKLYLSGNFLTQFPMDLYVGRFKLAELMFLDVSYNRISSLPMHHINLVPGKQLRGIFLHGNPFVCDCSLYSLLIFWYRRHFSSVMDFKNDYTCRLWSDTRHFHQVLLLQDSFLNCSDSIINSSFRALGFIHEAQVGERLMVHCDVKTGRANIDFMWVSPVNRVLEPDKEMENFHVFPNGSLVIESPRFEDAGVYSCVAMNRQRLLNETVDVTINVSNFTINKSHAHEAFNTAFTTLAACVASIVLVLLYFYLTPCPCKCKPKRRKNMLNQSNVHASILTSGPDSDAPTDEQKAGAGKRVVFLEPLKDTAAGQNGKVRLFPSETVIAEGILKSTRVKSDSDSVNSVFSDTPFVAST, encoded by the coding sequence ATGTCTTTACGTGTACACGCACTGCCCACCCTGCCTGGAGTTGTCAGACCGGGCTGCAAGCAACTGCTGTGTTTGTTGGTTATCACAATGACTGTGAGCCGTGGCGCCTCCGGGGTGTGCCCCACCGCTTGCATCTGTGCCACTGACATCGTCAGCTGCACCAACAAAAATCTGTCCAGGGTGCCTGGGAACCTTTTCAGGCTGATCAAGAGACTGGATCTGAGTTACAACAGAATTGGGCTTCTGGATTCTGAGTGGATTCCAGTATCGTTGGTAAAGCTGAACACCCTCATTATTCGGCACAACAACATCACGAGCATTTCCACGGACAGTTTTTCCACCACTCCAAATCTGAAGTGTCTTGACTTGTCATCCAACAAGCTGAAGACCGTGAAAAGTGCAGTGTTCCAAGAGCTGAAGGTTCTGGAAGTGCTCCTGCTTTACAACAATCACATTTCCTATCTGGATCCTTCAGCGTTTGGAGGGCTCTCCCAACTGCAAAAACTGTACTTAAGTGGAAACTTTCTCACGCAGTTTCCCATGGATTTGTATGTTGGAAGGTTCAAGCTGGCAGAACTGATGTTTCTAGATGTTTCTTATAACCGGATCTCCTCTCTGCCAATGCATCATATAAATTTAGTGCCAGGAAAGCAACTGAGAGGTATCTTCCTTCATGGAAACCCCTTTGTCTGTGACTGTTCTCTCTACTCCTTGCTGATCTTTTGGTACCGTAGGCACTTCAGCTCAGTGATGGATTTTAAGAATGATTATACCTGTCGCCTATGGTCTGACACTAGGCACTTCCATCAGGTGCTTCTGCTCCAGGATAGCTTCCTGAACTGCTCTGACAGTATCATCAATAGTTCCTTCCGTGCCCTTGGCTTTATTCACGAGGCTCAGGTGGGGGAAAGGCTGATGGTCCACTGTGACGTCAAGACTGGTAGGGCAAACATCGATTTCATGTGGGTCAGTCCAGTTAACAGAGTGCTGGAGCCCGATAAAGAGATGGAAAACTTTCATGTGTTTCCCAATGGAAGCCTGGTTATAGAAAGTCCTCGTTTTGAGGATGCTGGAGTGTATTCCTGTGTTGCAATGAATCGGCAACGTCTGTTAAATGAAACTGTGGATGTTACAATAAACGTGAGCAATTTCACCATAAACAAATCCCATGCACACGAGGCATTTAACACAGCTTTTACCACTCTTGCAGCCTGCGTGGCCAGCATTGTTTTGGTACTTCTGTACTTCTATCTGACACCGTGTCCCTGCAAGTGTAAACCCAAGAGACGAAAAAATATGTTAAACCAAAGCAATGTCCATGCATCTATTCTCACTTCTGGCCCTGATAGTGATGCCCCCACTGATGAACAGAAGGCAGGAGCCGGGAAAAGAGTAGTGTTTTTGGAACCCCTGAAGGATACTGCAGCAGGGCAGAATGGGAAAGTCAGGCTCTTTCCCAGTGAAACGGTCATAGCTGAGGGCATCTTAAAGTCCACGAGGGTGAAATCCGACTCAGATTCAGTCAATTCAGTGTTTTCAGACACACCCTTTGTGGCGTCCACTTAA